A single Oncorhynchus kisutch isolate 150728-3 linkage group LG19, Okis_V2, whole genome shotgun sequence DNA region contains:
- the LOC109864804 gene encoding thiosulfate sulfurtransferase/rhodanese-like domain-containing protein 2 isoform X2: MLSPLHPIVLNKRNPNFLQLYEGTTHYTFGTFVASKIASCHEAESPTTVWNCCGQTFKKAPSIHKHVARTHDTDIQKLTKSTFEILLSLNEKEAASQQQSTEKEPVDIFSWIPDTSHITGDQLHNGPGEVLLLYCYCPLADPPLICAWQKTLCEKLQLTGKVRVATEGINGTVGGTKVATDLYIKAMCSHPIFKIMEKEDFKTSDGGAECFSNLRVGVYKEIVPMGVDPDALSYRLAGAHLEPEEFHKEVEALLSKGDSCNDTILLDCRNFYESKIGQFSQCLAPNIRKFSYFPDYVDQNLDLFRDKKVLMYCTGGIRCERGSAYLRSKDVCKDVYQLKGGIHKYMEQFPEGFYRGKLFVFDERYAISSNSDIISECRYCGSPWDQYQLCSTHFCCQLVLSCSACRQGGHTACCPTCQTKGQGEEPSATPTQREECECTDGRPRIPQDAL; this comes from the exons ATGTTGTCACCATTGCACCCCATTGTTTTAAACAAGAGAAACCCCAACTTTCTGCAACTTTACGAAGGTACTACTCATTAT ACATTTGGTACATTCGTGGCATCCAAAATAGCTTCATGTCATGAGGCAGAGTCTCCAACAACAGTTTGGAATTGCTGTGGCCAGACCTTTAAGAAAGCTCCTTCTATCCATAAACATGTGGCAAGGACTCATGACACTGACATTCAGAAGCTTACCAAGTCCACATTTGAGATTCTACTGAGCCTGAATGAGAAAGAAGCTGCTTCACAACAACAATCAACAGAGAAAGAGCCAGTTGACATCTTCTCCTGGATACCTGACACTAGTCACATCACCGGTGACCAACTACACAA TGGCCCAGGTGAGGTTCTTCTGCTCTACTGCTACTGTCCGCTGGCAGATCCACCGCTCATCTGTGCTTGGCAGAAGACCCTTTGTGAAAAACTCCAGTTAACTGGCAAG GTGAGGGTGGCAACAGAGGGGATAAATGGAACAGTTGGAGGCACAAAAGTGGCGACGGACTTGTACATCAAGGCAATGTGCTCCCATCCCATCTTCAAGATAATGGAAAAAGAAGACTTTAAG ACCAGTGATGGGGGCGCAGAGTGTTTCTCTAACCTTCGAGTTGGAGTCTACAAGGAAATAGTGCCAATGGGAGTGGACCCAGATGCCCTCTCCTACAGACTAGCAG GTGCTCACCTGGAACCTGAAGAATTCCACAAAGAAGTGGAGGCTCTTTTGTCTAAAGGTGACTCTTGCAATGATACAATACTGCTGGACTGCCGGAACTTCTATGAGAGTAAAATT GGGCAGTTCAGCCAATGTTTGGCTCCCAACATCCGAAAATTCAGTTACTTCCCCGATTACGTTGACCAGAACCTTGATCTCTTTCGAGACAAGAAGGTCCTGATGTACTGTACCGGCGGCATTCGCTGTGAACGTGGCTCAGCCTATCTCCGCTCAAAA GATGTGTGTAAGGATGTTTATCAGCTGAAAGGTGGCATTCATAAGTACATGGAACAATTTCCTGAGGGCTTCTATCGTGGCAAACTGTTTGTGTTTGACGAGCGCTATGCCATCTCCTCCAACAGTGACATCATCTCTG AGTGCAGATACTGCGGCTCTCCGTGGGACCAGTACCAGCTGTGCTCCACCCACTTCTGCTGCCAGCTGGTCCTTTCCTGCTCTGCCTGCAGACAGGGGGGCCACACCGCCTGCTGTCCCACCTGCCAGACCAAGGGCCAGGGAGAAGAGCCCTCTGCCAcacctacacagagagaggagtgtgagtGCACAGATGGGCGGCCCAGGATCCCCCAGGATGCATTGTGA
- the LOC109864804 gene encoding thiosulfate sulfurtransferase/rhodanese-like domain-containing protein 2 isoform X1 → MTTDDVMACDELINIDVVTIAPHCFKQEKPQLSATLRRYYSLCKRRTFGTFVASKIASCHEAESPTTVWNCCGQTFKKAPSIHKHVARTHDTDIQKLTKSTFEILLSLNEKEAASQQQSTEKEPVDIFSWIPDTSHITGDQLHNGPGEVLLLYCYCPLADPPLICAWQKTLCEKLQLTGKVRVATEGINGTVGGTKVATDLYIKAMCSHPIFKIMEKEDFKTSDGGAECFSNLRVGVYKEIVPMGVDPDALSYRLAGAHLEPEEFHKEVEALLSKGDSCNDTILLDCRNFYESKIGQFSQCLAPNIRKFSYFPDYVDQNLDLFRDKKVLMYCTGGIRCERGSAYLRSKDVCKDVYQLKGGIHKYMEQFPEGFYRGKLFVFDERYAISSNSDIISECRYCGSPWDQYQLCSTHFCCQLVLSCSACRQGGHTACCPTCQTKGQGEEPSATPTQREECECTDGRPRIPQDAL, encoded by the exons ATGACAACCGATGATGTTATGGCTTGCGATGAGTTAATTAACATAGATGTTGTCACCATTGCACCCCATTGTTTTAAACAAGAGAAACCCCAACTTTCTGCAACTTTACGAAGGTACTACTCATTATGTAAGAGGAGG ACATTTGGTACATTCGTGGCATCCAAAATAGCTTCATGTCATGAGGCAGAGTCTCCAACAACAGTTTGGAATTGCTGTGGCCAGACCTTTAAGAAAGCTCCTTCTATCCATAAACATGTGGCAAGGACTCATGACACTGACATTCAGAAGCTTACCAAGTCCACATTTGAGATTCTACTGAGCCTGAATGAGAAAGAAGCTGCTTCACAACAACAATCAACAGAGAAAGAGCCAGTTGACATCTTCTCCTGGATACCTGACACTAGTCACATCACCGGTGACCAACTACACAA TGGCCCAGGTGAGGTTCTTCTGCTCTACTGCTACTGTCCGCTGGCAGATCCACCGCTCATCTGTGCTTGGCAGAAGACCCTTTGTGAAAAACTCCAGTTAACTGGCAAG GTGAGGGTGGCAACAGAGGGGATAAATGGAACAGTTGGAGGCACAAAAGTGGCGACGGACTTGTACATCAAGGCAATGTGCTCCCATCCCATCTTCAAGATAATGGAAAAAGAAGACTTTAAG ACCAGTGATGGGGGCGCAGAGTGTTTCTCTAACCTTCGAGTTGGAGTCTACAAGGAAATAGTGCCAATGGGAGTGGACCCAGATGCCCTCTCCTACAGACTAGCAG GTGCTCACCTGGAACCTGAAGAATTCCACAAAGAAGTGGAGGCTCTTTTGTCTAAAGGTGACTCTTGCAATGATACAATACTGCTGGACTGCCGGAACTTCTATGAGAGTAAAATT GGGCAGTTCAGCCAATGTTTGGCTCCCAACATCCGAAAATTCAGTTACTTCCCCGATTACGTTGACCAGAACCTTGATCTCTTTCGAGACAAGAAGGTCCTGATGTACTGTACCGGCGGCATTCGCTGTGAACGTGGCTCAGCCTATCTCCGCTCAAAA GATGTGTGTAAGGATGTTTATCAGCTGAAAGGTGGCATTCATAAGTACATGGAACAATTTCCTGAGGGCTTCTATCGTGGCAAACTGTTTGTGTTTGACGAGCGCTATGCCATCTCCTCCAACAGTGACATCATCTCTG AGTGCAGATACTGCGGCTCTCCGTGGGACCAGTACCAGCTGTGCTCCACCCACTTCTGCTGCCAGCTGGTCCTTTCCTGCTCTGCCTGCAGACAGGGGGGCCACACCGCCTGCTGTCCCACCTGCCAGACCAAGGGCCAGGGAGAAGAGCCCTCTGCCAcacctacacagagagaggagtgtgagtGCACAGATGGGCGGCCCAGGATCCCCCAGGATGCATTGTGA